One Desulfovibrio fairfieldensis genomic window carries:
- a CDS encoding cytidine 5'-phosphate N-acetylneuraminic acid synthetase — translation MKERCIVIPAIKKNAVIPDQLVKKLAGVTLMERAIHTARAVAPGEDIVVLTDSQEISLICERTGVGFHWNKDLRFTSLDIVAEMRDLLGDLARRYEHCIILRASCPLLTWVDVEDAWKKYLEAGADSLVTVKSVRQRIWNVRGDSLERLLDCATGEAGACGEEQFLVESRALIILRLALLRETPQVVSGPGRAPEPRPNKVIPYFLNERAIEIQGYQDWWICERLLRRRHVVFVVAGYPAIGMGHVFRALMLAHEITSHKITFVCTRESELAVESIARKDYRIVRQGHEDLADTVLAQRPDLVVNDFLNTGAAYMERLRAGGARCVNFEDEGPGAALANLVVNALYESGRTTERLRCGADYFCLRDEFVDARRNPLRPDVRTVLLTFGGTDQRDCSRRILDIIEPICRAYGISVRLVAGPGYAHKEAMEAHLRKLENPLVEFTWATNVMSRMMEGADLAICSAGRTVYELAHMRVPGMVLAHHEREARHTFARPRNGFAFVGLMDRVDDVKIRNVFLAMLKQARRARFWERQNRLDFTANKARVVGLMLDLLDRDEA, via the coding sequence GTGAAAGAACGCTGCATCGTCATCCCGGCCATCAAGAAAAACGCGGTCATCCCCGACCAGTTGGTCAAAAAGCTGGCCGGGGTCACGCTTATGGAGCGGGCCATTCACACGGCGCGCGCCGTGGCTCCGGGCGAGGACATTGTGGTGCTCACGGACAGCCAGGAAATCTCGCTGATCTGCGAGCGGACGGGCGTGGGCTTTCACTGGAACAAGGATCTGCGCTTCACCAGCCTGGATATTGTGGCCGAGATGCGCGACCTGCTGGGCGATCTGGCGCGCCGCTACGAGCATTGCATCATCCTGCGCGCCTCCTGCCCGCTGCTGACCTGGGTGGACGTGGAGGACGCCTGGAAGAAATATCTGGAAGCCGGGGCCGACAGCCTGGTCACGGTAAAAAGCGTGCGCCAGCGCATCTGGAATGTGCGCGGCGACAGCCTGGAAAGGCTGCTGGATTGCGCCACGGGCGAGGCGGGCGCCTGCGGCGAGGAGCAGTTTCTGGTGGAAAGCCGGGCCCTGATCATCTTGCGCCTGGCCCTGCTGCGGGAGACGCCGCAGGTCGTATCCGGACCGGGCCGCGCTCCCGAGCCCCGTCCAAACAAGGTGATCCCCTATTTCCTCAATGAGCGGGCCATTGAAATCCAGGGCTATCAGGACTGGTGGATCTGCGAACGCCTGCTGCGGCGACGGCATGTGGTTTTTGTGGTGGCGGGCTATCCGGCCATCGGCATGGGCCATGTCTTCCGCGCGCTCATGCTGGCCCATGAGATTACCAGCCACAAGATCACCTTTGTCTGCACGCGCGAGAGCGAGCTGGCCGTGGAAAGCATCGCCCGCAAGGACTATCGCATCGTGCGCCAGGGGCATGAGGATCTGGCCGACACGGTGCTGGCCCAGCGGCCCGACCTGGTGGTCAACGACTTTCTGAACACGGGCGCGGCCTATATGGAGCGCCTGCGCGCGGGCGGCGCGCGCTGCGTCAACTTCGAGGACGAGGGGCCGGGCGCGGCTCTGGCCAACCTGGTGGTCAACGCCCTGTATGAAAGCGGCCGGACTACGGAGCGCCTGCGTTGCGGGGCGGACTATTTCTGTCTGCGCGACGAATTTGTGGACGCACGGCGCAATCCCCTGCGGCCCGACGTGCGCACCGTGCTGCTCACCTTCGGCGGCACGGACCAGCGGGACTGCTCGCGCCGGATACTGGACATCATCGAACCCATCTGCCGGGCCTACGGCATTTCGGTTCGCCTGGTGGCCGGGCCGGGCTACGCCCACAAGGAAGCCATGGAGGCCCATCTGCGCAAGTTGGAAAACCCCTTGGTGGAATTCACCTGGGCCACCAACGTCATGAGCCGGATGATGGAAGGCGCGGACCTGGCCATCTGTTCGGCCGGGCGCACGGTCTATGAGCTGGCGCACATGCGCGTGCCCGGCATGGTTCTGGCCCATCACGAGCGCGAGGCCCGGCACACCTTTGCCCGCCCGCGCAACGGCTTCGCCTTTGTGGGCCTTATGGACCGCGTGGATGACGTCAAAATCCGCAACGTCTTTCTGGCCATGCTCAAGCAGGCCCGCCGGGCGCGCTTCTGGGAGCGCCAGAACCGCCTGGACTTCACGGCCAACAAGGCGCGGGTGGTGGGCCTGATGTTGGATCTTCTGGACCGGGACGAGGCGTGA
- a CDS encoding DUF4952 domain-containing protein yields MSGYTRALPPQPSGLSRLPCRQCRVAFALLLCALLALELPVPAGAGEAVAPPLPPGPACGDFLAMAGRKPDVLEFLGCEPGRDAQLPVLAARYRVRGADAALVEDVLRSESGMRPLVFVCCRWEMQKNGQGRFGFRRPGLSRTSAQADGGLLGTCRVRMGSGDTEYYERSEWLLIPWFYVTVLLDLERP; encoded by the coding sequence GTGAGCGGGTATACGCGGGCATTGCCGCCCCAGCCGTCCGGATTGTCCCGGCTGCCTTGCCGGCAATGCCGGGTCGCGTTCGCCTTGTTGCTCTGCGCCCTGCTGGCGTTGGAGCTTCCGGTTCCGGCCGGGGCCGGGGAGGCCGTTGCGCCGCCTCTGCCGCCGGGCCCGGCCTGCGGCGATTTCCTGGCCATGGCCGGGAGAAAGCCGGACGTGTTGGAATTTCTGGGTTGCGAGCCGGGCCGTGACGCTCAGCTTCCCGTTCTGGCGGCCCGCTACCGGGTGCGCGGCGCGGATGCGGCTCTGGTGGAGGACGTCTTGAGGAGTGAAAGCGGCATGCGCCCGCTGGTTTTTGTCTGCTGTCGCTGGGAAATGCAAAAGAACGGCCAGGGGCGTTTCGGCTTTCGCCGGCCGGGCCTGTCCCGGACGTCGGCTCAAGCGGACGGCGGCTTGCTCGGCACATGCCGCGTGCGCATGGGCAGTGGGGATACGGAATACTATGAGCGCTCGGAGTGGCTGCTGATCCCCTGGTTTTACGTCACGGTGCTTCTGGATCTGGAAAGACCCTGA
- a CDS encoding cytidylyltransferase domain-containing protein has protein sequence MSHNARHGKSVAIVQARLGSSRLPLKSLLCLRDLPVIDWVTRRLAQSRRLDRIMVAVPDTELDRVLLEHLQRRGVPCLAGSENDVLARFCLAAREAEADLVVRVCADNPLIWGEAVDRLLAHYERTDCDYAYNHIPRNNLWPDGLGAEVLSRELLDDLDARAKQPSQREHCLNYIWDNAAQFRISTFDPEEGWLRRPDLKLDMDRPEDFRRLALLPLSPDMDARAIVNVFSN, from the coding sequence ATGTCCCATAATGCCCGCCACGGCAAAAGCGTGGCCATTGTCCAGGCCCGGCTGGGCTCCAGCCGCCTGCCCCTGAAATCCCTGCTCTGCCTGCGCGATCTGCCCGTCATCGACTGGGTGACGCGACGCCTGGCCCAATCCCGGCGGCTGGACCGGATTATGGTCGCCGTGCCGGATACGGAACTGGACCGGGTGCTGCTGGAGCATCTGCAACGCCGGGGCGTGCCCTGCCTGGCCGGATCGGAAAACGACGTGCTGGCCCGTTTCTGTCTGGCCGCCAGGGAGGCGGAGGCGGATCTGGTGGTGCGCGTCTGCGCGGACAATCCCCTGATCTGGGGCGAGGCCGTGGACCGGCTGCTGGCGCATTATGAACGCACGGACTGCGACTACGCCTACAATCATATTCCGCGCAACAACCTCTGGCCCGACGGCCTGGGGGCCGAAGTTCTCTCCCGTGAACTGCTGGATGACCTGGACGCCAGGGCAAAGCAGCCCTCCCAGCGTGAGCACTGCCTGAACTACATTTGGGACAATGCCGCGCAATTCCGCATTTCCACCTTTGATCCGGAAGAGGGCTGGCTGCGCCGTCCGGACCTCAAGCTGGATATGGACCGGCCCGAGGACTTCCGGCGGCTGGCCCTGCTGCCCCTGTCGCCGGACATGGACGCCCGCGCCATTGTCAACGTCTTTTCAAACTGA
- a CDS encoding TOBE domain-containing protein, giving the protein MDKTAKREELAALLRSLSPADTAWLRQRLLRRDSVALLQDTGRISPQELLSVESWLWERAAAARGPREKRPRLRMWLIFMLLRYAGLRLVEIFALGPPDMDLQGGIIRVKGACGREVPLPLAVSRRLRRVLEDPGLFPASPELMRCDASYVRRSLQQCGAACGLPKGLLSARSLRHSRALELGRQGLPLPVVDIFLGRRAGPGQSGIVRCDPQKAQRLLREQLQRERPMKTSARNVFQGRIVALRQSGLLVEAILSTAGGLRVAALITDESYRSLALEEGKLVNASVKAPWVMIEAGAPEGGNGRVDATSGAENRFAAVVERVREDGMVMEILAALPEGSQICALQSKGPATGAPLRAGDKITVLFKAFSVILSLD; this is encoded by the coding sequence ATGGACAAAACAGCAAAGCGTGAAGAACTGGCGGCGCTGCTGCGCTCGCTCTCCCCGGCGGACACGGCCTGGCTGCGGCAGCGACTGCTGCGGCGGGATTCCGTTGCCCTGCTGCAGGATACCGGCCGGATCAGCCCGCAGGAACTGTTGAGCGTGGAGTCCTGGCTCTGGGAACGGGCAGCGGCGGCGCGCGGTCCGCGCGAAAAACGCCCCCGCCTGCGCATGTGGCTGATTTTCATGCTGTTGCGCTATGCGGGCCTGCGCCTGGTGGAAATTTTCGCCCTGGGTCCGCCGGATATGGATTTGCAGGGGGGGATCATCCGCGTGAAGGGGGCCTGCGGCCGCGAGGTGCCGTTGCCCCTGGCCGTGAGCCGTCGCCTGCGGCGGGTGCTGGAAGATCCGGGCCTGTTTCCGGCCAGCCCGGAACTGATGCGTTGCGACGCCAGTTACGTGCGGCGCAGCCTGCAACAGTGCGGCGCGGCCTGCGGCCTGCCCAAGGGCCTGCTCAGCGCGCGCAGCCTGCGCCACAGCCGGGCCCTGGAACTGGGCCGCCAGGGCCTGCCCCTGCCGGTGGTGGACATTTTTCTGGGACGGCGCGCCGGACCCGGCCAGAGCGGCATTGTGCGCTGCGATCCGCAGAAGGCGCAACGCCTGTTGCGTGAACAACTGCAAAGGGAGCGACCCATGAAAACCAGCGCCCGGAACGTGTTTCAGGGGCGGATCGTTGCGTTGCGCCAGTCCGGCCTGCTGGTGGAGGCCATTCTGAGCACCGCCGGCGGCCTGCGCGTGGCGGCCCTGATCACGGATGAGAGTTACCGCAGCCTGGCTCTGGAGGAAGGCAAGCTGGTCAACGCCAGCGTGAAGGCCCCCTGGGTAATGATCGAAGCGGGCGCGCCGGAAGGCGGCAACGGCCGCGTGGACGCGACGTCCGGCGCGGAAAACCGCTTCGCCGCCGTGGTGGAACGGGTGCGCGAAGACGGGATGGTCATGGAAATCCTGGCGGCCCTGCCCGAAGGCAGCCAGATCTGCGCCCTGCAAAGCAAAGGTCCGGCCACAGGCGCGCCGCTGCGCGCCGGAGACAAAATCACGGTGCTGTTCAAGGCCTTCTCCGTGATCCTGAGCCTGGATTAG
- the modA gene encoding molybdate ABC transporter substrate-binding protein, giving the protein MKTPFLSRILLALACVGLLALPAKAAEMTISGAASLTNAFTELKGMFEKKHPGLTAHVNFAASNPLLKQIQEGAPVDVFASADQATMDKAVASKVVDPATRKDFALNDLVLIVPAGSKKPADLADLKNFKRIAVGNPDSVPAGRYTREALTNAKLWDVLQPQVIQGASVRQVLDYVARGEVDAGFVYGTDAKQQAGKVDVVLVVPGHKPVLYPIAVATTGKNPKMGQAFLDFVLSPEGQAVLAKYGFSKP; this is encoded by the coding sequence ATGAAGACGCCCTTCCTTTCCCGCATTCTTCTGGCCCTGGCCTGTGTCGGCCTGTTGGCCCTGCCCGCCAAGGCCGCGGAAATGACCATTTCCGGGGCGGCCAGCCTGACCAACGCCTTTACCGAGCTCAAGGGCATGTTTGAGAAAAAACACCCCGGCCTCACCGCGCACGTCAACTTCGCCGCCTCCAATCCGCTGCTGAAGCAGATTCAGGAAGGCGCGCCCGTGGACGTTTTCGCCTCCGCCGACCAGGCCACCATGGACAAGGCCGTGGCCTCCAAGGTGGTGGACCCGGCCACGCGCAAGGATTTCGCGCTCAACGACCTGGTGCTCATCGTGCCCGCCGGGAGCAAGAAGCCCGCTGATCTGGCCGACCTCAAGAACTTCAAGCGCATCGCCGTGGGCAATCCCGATTCCGTGCCCGCCGGGCGCTACACCCGCGAGGCCCTGACCAACGCCAAACTCTGGGACGTTCTTCAACCCCAGGTGATCCAAGGGGCGAGCGTGCGCCAGGTGCTGGACTATGTGGCGCGCGGCGAAGTGGACGCGGGCTTTGTTTACGGCACGGATGCCAAACAGCAGGCCGGCAAGGTGGACGTGGTCCTGGTGGTGCCGGGCCACAAGCCTGTGCTTTATCCCATCGCCGTGGCCACTACGGGCAAGAATCCCAAGATGGGACAGGCCTTCCTGGACTTCGTGCTCTCGCCGGAAGGGCAGGCGGTGCTGGCCAAGTACGGCTTCTCCAAGCCTTAA
- the modB gene encoding molybdate ABC transporter permease subunit codes for MDFDQISILSPLELSLRVASLATLFSFVAATLMAWLLARKRGPLPALLDALCTLPLVLPPTVLGYYLILLVGRRGVFGHWLADMGINLIFSWQGAVVAATVVVFPLIYKSARAALEQVDPHLENAARTLGSSEWRVFVSVSLPLAWRGIFAGLMLAFARGMGEFGATLMIAGNIPGKTQTLALAIYDAFQAGNDVQAVWLVIITSAVCVSLLMAAELLLKLKWKRRSR; via the coding sequence ATGGATTTTGATCAGATATCCATTCTGAGCCCGCTGGAGCTTTCCCTCCGGGTAGCGAGTCTGGCGACCCTGTTCTCCTTTGTGGCGGCCACGCTCATGGCCTGGCTGCTGGCAAGAAAAAGAGGGCCCCTGCCCGCCCTTCTGGACGCCCTCTGCACCCTGCCGCTGGTGTTGCCGCCCACGGTGCTGGGCTATTATCTGATTCTGCTGGTGGGGCGGCGCGGGGTATTCGGTCACTGGCTGGCCGACATGGGCATCAATCTGATCTTTTCCTGGCAGGGAGCCGTGGTGGCGGCCACGGTGGTGGTTTTTCCCCTGATCTACAAATCCGCGCGGGCGGCTCTGGAGCAGGTGGACCCCCACCTGGAAAACGCGGCCCGCACCCTGGGTTCCTCGGAGTGGCGGGTTTTTGTGAGCGTCTCCCTGCCCCTGGCCTGGAGGGGCATTTTCGCCGGGCTGATGCTGGCCTTCGCGCGCGGCATGGGCGAATTCGGGGCCACGCTGATGATCGCGGGCAATATCCCCGGCAAGACCCAGACCCTGGCCCTGGCCATTTATGACGCTTTTCAGGCCGGCAACGACGTCCAGGCCGTCTGGTTGGTGATCATTACCTCCGCTGTCTGCGTCAGCCTGCTGATGGCGGCGGAACTGTTGCTGAAACTGAAATGGAAAAGGCGGTCCCGATGA
- a CDS encoding ATP-binding cassette domain-containing protein, translated as MISLHLRKTFRNADTPFSLDVAYEIGDSQKHVVLFGPSGSGKSLTLQCLVGLTRPDAGHIRLGERVLYDGAAKVCVPARRRRIGYMFQDYALFPHLSVLQNVAYARTGCWPWRICATERSKAQAMLERFGIGHLARHLPVQLSGGQRQRAALARALNADPQLLLLDEPFSALDPLLRERLREELLELLADLTIPAVIITHDPDDVDAFAGGLILYDHGQARQVPDYRAARRNFATAGQCLRHLQEERGGARQRAANPAAFMPHSARPAAFAAALTQRPASARAEGAAGSR; from the coding sequence ATGATCTCGCTGCATCTGCGCAAAACGTTCCGGAATGCGGACACGCCCTTCAGCCTGGATGTGGCCTACGAGATCGGCGACAGCCAGAAGCATGTGGTTCTGTTCGGCCCTTCGGGCTCGGGCAAAAGCCTGACCCTGCAATGCCTGGTCGGGCTTACCCGCCCGGATGCCGGGCACATCCGCCTGGGCGAGCGCGTGCTCTATGACGGCGCGGCCAAGGTCTGCGTACCGGCCCGCCGCCGCCGCATCGGCTATATGTTTCAGGATTACGCGCTGTTTCCGCATCTGAGCGTGCTCCAGAATGTGGCTTACGCCCGTACCGGCTGCTGGCCCTGGCGGATCTGCGCGACGGAGCGGAGCAAGGCCCAGGCCATGCTGGAGCGCTTCGGCATCGGGCATCTGGCGAGGCATCTGCCGGTCCAGCTTTCGGGCGGGCAGCGCCAGCGCGCGGCCCTGGCCCGCGCCCTCAACGCCGACCCGCAACTGCTCTTGCTGGACGAGCCCTTTTCCGCCCTGGACCCGCTGCTGCGCGAGCGCCTGCGCGAGGAACTGCTGGAACTGCTGGCTGATCTGACCATCCCGGCCGTGATCATCACCCATGATCCCGACGATGTGGATGCCTTTGCCGGTGGCCTGATCCTCTATGACCACGGGCAGGCCCGGCAGGTGCCGGATTACCGCGCCGCACGCCGGAATTTCGCCACAGCCGGGCAATGCCTGCGGCATTTGCAGGAAGAGCGGGGCGGGGCGCGGCAGCGCGCCGCGAATCCAGCGGCGTTTATGCCCCATTCCGCACGCCCGGCGGCTTTTGCCGCCGCCCTGACGCAGCGTCCGGCTTCGGCGCGGGCTGAAGGAGCGGCGGGGAGCCGGTAG
- the xsc gene encoding sulfoacetaldehyde acetyltransferase, with protein MPKMTPSEAMAEVLVEEGVKHVSGILGSAYMDLLDLFPAAGIDFISVRHEQTAGHMEDAFCRMTGKAGVVIGQNGPGITNYVTAVATANMAHSPMIILSPSAGSASVGWDGFQECDTWNLFKPITKASLRVPHPKRAADILRTAFRAAYAMRGPVLVDIPRDYFYGELDEEILKPSQYRVAPGGIGNPEMFKHAVEVLKAAKNPVIVSGRGVVDADCVDTVKALAEHIAAPVACSYLHNDAFPADHPLWCGPIGYMGSHAAMRLMEKADVILAIGSRLSYFGTLPQDGINYFPKTAKIVQIDINPMHIAKTHPITVGLCADAKDASEELYKQLRDAMPKKDITPVANKVKEELALWHKEIDEISNEPVIEGRLHPRKALEVVGKFIYDNDAIATTDIGNTSSTANSYLRFRHPKRDIATLTFGNTGFAYQAALGAQLACPDKPVVSIAGDGAWGMSLFEVPTACQFNLPVIATVYNNGAWCAEKKNQVDFYNNRFVGADIWSKSYAKIAESMGADGYTVNTQADLANALETAYKNRRPAVIEIMTDGTRLAPPFRRDALALPTRFLPKYEKLDKKYFPK; from the coding sequence ATGCCTAAAATGACTCCCAGTGAGGCCATGGCCGAAGTCCTGGTGGAAGAAGGCGTTAAACACGTCAGCGGTATCCTCGGTTCCGCTTACATGGACCTGTTGGACCTCTTCCCGGCCGCGGGCATCGACTTCATCTCCGTGCGTCATGAGCAGACCGCCGGCCACATGGAAGACGCCTTCTGCCGCATGACCGGCAAAGCCGGCGTTGTCATCGGCCAGAACGGCCCCGGCATCACCAACTACGTGACCGCCGTGGCTACCGCCAACATGGCGCACAGCCCCATGATCATCCTTTCGCCCAGCGCCGGTTCCGCTTCCGTGGGCTGGGACGGCTTCCAGGAATGCGACACGTGGAATCTGTTCAAGCCCATCACCAAGGCTTCCCTGCGCGTGCCCCATCCCAAACGCGCCGCTGACATTCTGCGCACCGCCTTCCGCGCCGCCTACGCCATGCGCGGCCCCGTGCTGGTGGACATCCCGCGCGACTACTTCTACGGCGAGCTGGATGAAGAAATCCTGAAACCCTCCCAGTACCGCGTGGCCCCCGGCGGCATCGGCAACCCGGAAATGTTCAAGCACGCCGTCGAAGTGCTCAAAGCCGCCAAGAATCCCGTGATCGTGTCCGGTCGCGGCGTGGTTGACGCCGACTGCGTAGACACCGTCAAAGCCCTGGCCGAGCATATCGCCGCCCCCGTGGCCTGCAGCTACCTGCACAACGACGCCTTCCCGGCCGACCATCCGCTGTGGTGCGGCCCCATCGGCTACATGGGCTCCCATGCCGCCATGCGCCTGATGGAAAAGGCCGACGTGATCCTGGCCATCGGCAGCCGCCTGTCCTACTTCGGCACCCTGCCCCAGGACGGCATCAACTACTTCCCCAAGACGGCCAAGATCGTCCAGATCGACATCAATCCCATGCACATCGCCAAGACCCACCCCATCACCGTGGGGCTGTGCGCCGATGCCAAGGACGCTTCCGAAGAGCTGTACAAGCAGCTGCGTGACGCCATGCCCAAGAAGGACATCACGCCCGTGGCCAACAAGGTCAAGGAAGAGCTGGCCCTCTGGCACAAGGAAATCGACGAGATCTCCAACGAACCCGTGATCGAAGGCCGCCTGCACCCCCGCAAGGCCTTGGAAGTGGTCGGCAAGTTCATTTACGACAATGACGCCATCGCCACCACCGACATCGGCAACACCTCTTCCACGGCCAACAGCTACCTGCGTTTCCGTCATCCGAAACGCGACATCGCCACGTTGACCTTCGGCAACACCGGCTTCGCCTATCAGGCCGCTCTGGGCGCGCAGCTCGCCTGCCCGGACAAGCCGGTCGTCTCCATCGCCGGCGACGGTGCCTGGGGCATGAGCCTGTTTGAAGTGCCCACCGCCTGCCAGTTCAACCTGCCCGTCATCGCCACCGTGTACAACAACGGTGCCTGGTGCGCGGAAAAGAAGAACCAGGTGGACTTCTACAACAACCGCTTCGTGGGCGCGGACATCTGGTCCAAGTCCTACGCCAAGATCGCCGAATCCATGGGCGCCGACGGCTACACCGTCAACACCCAGGCCGACCTGGCCAACGCCCTGGAAACGGCCTACAAGAACCGTCGTCCGGCCGTCATCGAAATCATGACCGACGGCACCCGCCTTGCGCCGCCTTTCCGTCGCGACGCTCTGGCGCTGCCCACCCGCTTCCTGCCCAAGTACGAAAAGCTGGACAAGAAGTACTTCCCCAAATAA